CATATCCAGTGTTGTTACCTGGAACATTTCTCCTGCACCCTCGCAGTCACTTCCTGTGATCAGCGGTGTATGTACATATACGAATCCTCTTTCCTGGAAGAATTTGTGGATTGCGTAAGCAGTCAGTGAGCGTACTCTGAACACTGCCTGGAAAGTATTGGTTCTTGGACGAAGATGTGCAATACTTCTTAAATATTCAAAGCTGTGACGTTTTTTCTGAAGCGGATAATCCGGTGCAGAGGTACCTTCTACAACAACTTCTGTTGCCTGGATCTCAAATGGCTGCTTTGCCTGTGGTGTTGCGACAAGTGTTCCTTTTACAATGATTGCCGCACCAACATTCAGCTTGGAAATTTCGCCAAAGTTCTCCATATTATCATGATATACTACCTGAAGGTTTTCAAAGAAAGATCCATCATTTACAACGATAAATCCAAATGTCTTAGAATCACGGATACTGCGCACCCATCCCCCGATGGTCACTTCTTTATCCAGATATTCCTCTCTGTTTCTGTATAATTCTCTTACTGTTACCAAATCCATCTGTTCTGTTCCTCCGTATTACTCTCTTATATATTTCACATAACCCCAATGAGCCTTGTAAACATTGCCGACAGCTTCTGCTGCCATTTTCTACTTTTGCAATATGTCCAGTATACCATTAAACTACCGCAGTTGCAACGATGTAAAAAGAATCTGATTATATTTGAAAGTACTTTCGCAATGATTTTTTTATTGTACTCTAATCAATATTCCTTAATCGATAGTTCATTTTTCCTTAAGAAATTTTCTTTTTCTTTTATGATATAGACATATTTTGAACACAATTTATCTGTATACTAAGAGTCAGATAGTTGATAAACAACTATCTCCCCCCTCATAAAGTAAGCGCAATCGGGTTACCCCGATTGCCGCACTTTACTCTCATTCCTTTAGAAATTAAATAAAAGCACAAGAAAACCCGCTGGTCGAAAGATCAGCGGGTTTTCTCGTTACTGTTTATGAAACACAAAATATCAGGGAGCTGCAAAACAGCTCCCTAAATCACATACGATTATTCTTCTACATCCTGCACATCATAATACTTGATCAGCGCCTGTGTCCCAAGATCTCCAAGCCCTTCCTGTGCCAACTCTTCATAATTTGACAGTACCAGACTCAGCACCTCAAGACTCAGTCCGCTCATATTTGCCTCAGTCAGCGCAAGCTTCATATCCTTGATGAAATGCTTCATAAAGAATCCCGGTGCATAATCTCCGGCAATGATCTTTGGTCCGAAAGCATCCAACTGTTTGCTTCCTGCTGCCCCGGTAGAGACCGAATCAAAAAGGACATTCAGATCCAGTCCTTTGGCCTGCGCATAGGAAAAGGCCTCACATACACCACTTAAGGCACCGGCGATCATAATCTGATTAGCAAGCTTTGCATGCTGTCCACATCCGGCTTTTCCCTGATAATTGATGTTTGTTCCCATTGCTTTGAAAAGCTCCATACAAGCTTCATAATCTTCTTTCTCGCCGCCGACAAGGATGGATA
The sequence above is drawn from the Coprococcus comes ATCC 27758 genome and encodes:
- a CDS encoding NAD(P)-dependent oxidoreductase; the encoded protein is MKKIGFIGVGIMGKSMVRNLMKTGYELHIYARTKAKVDDVISEGAIFHESIKECVPGCDAVITIVGFPRDVEEVYFDEGGILENADPGTYLIDMTTTSPMLAEKISKEGTEKGFHVLDAPVTGGDTGAKNATLSILVGGEKEDYEACMELFKAMGTNINYQGKAGCGQHAKLANQIMIAGALSGVCEAFSYAQAKGLDLNVLFDSVSTGAAGSKQLDAFGPKIIAGDYAPGFFMKHFIKDMKLALTEANMSGLSLEVLSLVLSNYEELAQEGLGDLGTQALIKYYDVQDVEE